The following coding sequences lie in one Monomorium pharaonis isolate MP-MQ-018 chromosome 1, ASM1337386v2, whole genome shotgun sequence genomic window:
- the LOC105836434 gene encoding uncharacterized protein LOC105836434 isoform X1, with protein MRCAELQIGKRPHLTVRKGVENVAANDKVNKNDSSARDQGQVIAGHSTPVMRKPRANADDSPDFDYSPSPILPPCTQEGGNEVAWDWQGSLGRSPESRSRKQRVECETPKRTKLLQRKRNSNSPLLYKSRKRKTIKMENIQNIGQFSAELQALIEQMRVIKENDKDHSSDCVVKKEETTSTSLKTDTSGGEKTSELEDDKWNRSVEKGGNKCDGSVEETNDNVGKKEASGNYDDLFDDSVDEDMIRCTQEIEEKFSLMDKGNSAHSQVNREGPEVVATVKTPVQSNSSEDFKNSLIRNVLGTGDDGNNTLKTYSRLSLKRDMNSSVNFAIPRSKDSHKPCPNNNNMIHSPNIQVKKPCENKKLPKSNTVELFDFLDDSFDDWFAACDEKLFPEFNESSVREDDGTAKLQTSYKSLTNAPLKSMEASKSIEPAAAKPETSNVFANRKFFKTKSLSEQSMNRGASTIAKGRINSSYYVAKPIHPNSSKGTHTSVARTPVSTKPIVTNERKIENNIISLIHDVDRTHGFGVNRCAVKSDANRFVKHHSTDSMINDRKGQEMTKTVSQPTRCTAEEIERKRLQALARLEAKRKLFSNNVINNINR; from the exons ATGAGATGTGCAGAATTACAAATTGGCAAAAGACCGCACTTGACCGTGAGGAAAG GTGTGGAAAATGTGGCAGCGAATGACAAGGTGAACAAGAATGACAGCTCTGCCCGAGATCAAGGTCAGGTGATCGCTGGCCACAGCACACCAGTCATGAGAAAGCCAAGGGCAAACGCAGACGACTCTCCGGATTTCGATTACTCTCCGAGTCCAATCCTACCACCGTGCACACAAGAGGGTGGTAACGAGGTTGCGTGGGATTGGCAAGGTTCTTTGGGCAGGTCTCCCGAGAGTAGGAGTAGGAAACAGAGAGTCGAGTGTGAAACACCCAAACGGACCAAGCTGTTGCAAAGGAAAAGAAATTCAAACTCTCCTTTGTTGTACAAATCACGTAAGAGGAAGACCATCAAGATGGAAAACATACAGAACATCGGACAGTTCTCAGCTGAGCTGCAAGCGTTAATAGAACAAATGAGAGTTATAAAGGAAAATGACAAGGATCACTCGAGCGATTGTgtagtaaaaaaagaagagacgACGTCAACGTCATTAAAGACGGACACCAGTGGTGGGGAAAAAACGTCGGAACTCGAAGACGATAAGTGGAATAGAAGCGTCGAAAAAGGCGGCAACAAATGTGATGGCAGCGTTGAGGAAACAAATGATAATGTTGGCAAGAAAGAAGCGAGTGGAAATTATGACGATTTGTTTGACGATTCTGTGGACGAGGATATGATTAGGTGTACTCAGGAGATAGAGGAGAAGTTCAGTTTGATGGACAAAGGAAATTCCGCGCACTCGCAGGTCAACAGGGAGGGACCGGAGGTTGTGGCAACCGTCAAGACGCCTGTACAATCCAATTCCAGTGAGGATTTTAAAAACTCGttaattagaaatgttttaggCACAGGTGACGACGGCAACAACACGTTGAAGACATACTCAAGATTATCGTTGAAACGCGACATGAACTCTAGTGTAAATTTTGCAATCCCGAGAAGTAAGGATTCACATAAACCGTGTCCAAATAACAATAACATGATACACTCACCCAATATCCAAGTCAAGAAACCGTGTGAAAACAAGAAACTGCCGAAAAGTAATACCGTGgagttatttgattttttagacGATTCCTTTGACGACTGGTTCGCTGCCTGTGACGAGAAATTGTTCCCGGAATTCAACGAATCCTCGGTACGAGAGGATGACGGTACCGCGAAACTCCAAACCAGTTACAAGTCTTTGACTAACGCGCCGTTAAAGTCTATGGAGGCAAGCAAATCTATCGAGCCTGCGGCGGCAAAGCCAGAAACGTCCAACGTTTTTGCTAATAGAAAGTTCTTTAAAACAAAGAGTTTGTCAGAGCAATCCATGAATCGGGGCGCGAGTACGATTGCTAAAGGTAGGATAAATTCTTCGTATTACGTGGCGAAACCTATACACCCGAACTCGTCCAAAGGCACGCACACGAGTGTCGCGCGTACCCCCGTAAGTACAAAACCGATTGTTACCAATGAACGTAAGATCgagaataatataatctcGTTAATACACGATGTGGATCGAACGCATGGGTTCGGTGTTAACAGGTGCGCGGTAAAAAGCGACGCTAACCGTTTCGTGAAGCATCATTCGACCGATAGTATGATAAACGACAGGAAAGGGCAGGAAATGACGAAAACTGTTTCGCAGCCAACACGGTGCACTGCGGAGGAgatcgagagaaagagattgcAGGCTCTGGCGAGGCTCGAGGCGAAAAGGAAACTATTCTCCAATAATgtcataaataacataaataggTAA
- the LOC105836434 gene encoding uncharacterized protein LOC105836434 isoform X2, with protein sequence MRCAELQIGKRPHLTVRKGVENVAANDKVNKNDSSARDQGQVIAGHSTPVMRKPRANADDSPDFDYSPSPILPPCTQEGGNEVAWDWQGSLGRSPESRSRKQRVECETPKRTKLLQRKRNSNSPLLYKSRKRKTIKMENIQNIGQFSAELQALIEQMRVIKENDKDHSSDCVVKKEETTSTSLKTDTSGGEKTSELEDDKWNRSVEKGGNKCDGSVEETNDNVGKKEASGNYDDLFDDSVDEDMIRCTQEIEEKFSLMDKGNSAHSQVNREGPEVVATVKTPVQSNSSEDFKNSLIRNVLGTGDDGNNTLKTYSRLSLKRDMNSSVNFAIPRSKDSHKPCPNNNNMIHSPNIQVKKPCENKKLPKSNTVELFDFLDDSFDDWFAACDEKLFPEFNESSVREDDGTAKLQTSYKSLTNAPLKSMEASKSIEPAAAKPETSNVFANRKFFKTKSLSEQSMNRGASTIAKGRINSSYYVAKPIHPNSSKGTHTSVARTPVRGKKRR encoded by the exons ATGAGATGTGCAGAATTACAAATTGGCAAAAGACCGCACTTGACCGTGAGGAAAG GTGTGGAAAATGTGGCAGCGAATGACAAGGTGAACAAGAATGACAGCTCTGCCCGAGATCAAGGTCAGGTGATCGCTGGCCACAGCACACCAGTCATGAGAAAGCCAAGGGCAAACGCAGACGACTCTCCGGATTTCGATTACTCTCCGAGTCCAATCCTACCACCGTGCACACAAGAGGGTGGTAACGAGGTTGCGTGGGATTGGCAAGGTTCTTTGGGCAGGTCTCCCGAGAGTAGGAGTAGGAAACAGAGAGTCGAGTGTGAAACACCCAAACGGACCAAGCTGTTGCAAAGGAAAAGAAATTCAAACTCTCCTTTGTTGTACAAATCACGTAAGAGGAAGACCATCAAGATGGAAAACATACAGAACATCGGACAGTTCTCAGCTGAGCTGCAAGCGTTAATAGAACAAATGAGAGTTATAAAGGAAAATGACAAGGATCACTCGAGCGATTGTgtagtaaaaaaagaagagacgACGTCAACGTCATTAAAGACGGACACCAGTGGTGGGGAAAAAACGTCGGAACTCGAAGACGATAAGTGGAATAGAAGCGTCGAAAAAGGCGGCAACAAATGTGATGGCAGCGTTGAGGAAACAAATGATAATGTTGGCAAGAAAGAAGCGAGTGGAAATTATGACGATTTGTTTGACGATTCTGTGGACGAGGATATGATTAGGTGTACTCAGGAGATAGAGGAGAAGTTCAGTTTGATGGACAAAGGAAATTCCGCGCACTCGCAGGTCAACAGGGAGGGACCGGAGGTTGTGGCAACCGTCAAGACGCCTGTACAATCCAATTCCAGTGAGGATTTTAAAAACTCGttaattagaaatgttttaggCACAGGTGACGACGGCAACAACACGTTGAAGACATACTCAAGATTATCGTTGAAACGCGACATGAACTCTAGTGTAAATTTTGCAATCCCGAGAAGTAAGGATTCACATAAACCGTGTCCAAATAACAATAACATGATACACTCACCCAATATCCAAGTCAAGAAACCGTGTGAAAACAAGAAACTGCCGAAAAGTAATACCGTGgagttatttgattttttagacGATTCCTTTGACGACTGGTTCGCTGCCTGTGACGAGAAATTGTTCCCGGAATTCAACGAATCCTCGGTACGAGAGGATGACGGTACCGCGAAACTCCAAACCAGTTACAAGTCTTTGACTAACGCGCCGTTAAAGTCTATGGAGGCAAGCAAATCTATCGAGCCTGCGGCGGCAAAGCCAGAAACGTCCAACGTTTTTGCTAATAGAAAGTTCTTTAAAACAAAGAGTTTGTCAGAGCAATCCATGAATCGGGGCGCGAGTACGATTGCTAAAGGTAGGATAAATTCTTCGTATTACGTGGCGAAACCTATACACCCGAACTCGTCCAAAGGCACGCACACGAGTGTCGCGCGTACCCCC GTGCGCGGTAAAAAGCGACGCTAA
- the LOC105836433 gene encoding poly(A)-specific ribonuclease PARN isoform X1 — protein MEVTNSNFQDVLCELESVLKNATFLSIDGEFTGLNSGPDAGAFDTPAQYYAKLRAGSMDFLLVQFGLSVFTYNSQTNKYSQRSYNFYVFPKPLNRQAPDSRFMCQASSIAFLANQDFDFNKLFKHGIPYLCASNEEKLVKRLEEKQKLKEENNQESIPISDNDRPQIEEICSRIENFLASDAKELTIDRCNGFMRRLVYQEARIRWPNKVRIETKIENTWQCLLVQKTGTKEEEEEKDNEKRQKEKLEIQQAVGLSNLLKKIVESEKIIVGHNMLLDLCHIVHQFFGPLPSDYLEFKTLLHGLFPSLLDTKVICQSQQFKELVTSSNLNFLLDIVNKPPFSIPDVESVEGRSYSISTEKSHEAGYDAYITGLCFIALSNYLGTLQTSEKTTVLPNSPLLNSFLNKLPIARLKDVPYINLAGKDPIPSRDHIFHLTFPKEWKHADISNLFSPYGGGYVSWLSDTSAYVGLYRRDQAGVVMTNLSNGKLYKIQKYANHQATLQANASSGDRKRKLSSPEKVEDVKDDETSTARNGVKAPKDNDDWQVATGKKRKKRKEQTTTVAAEKKTFEENDTWE, from the exons ATGGAGGTGACGAACTCAA ACTTTCAGGACGTGCTGTGCGAACTGGAGAGCGTGTTGAAAAATGCTACTTTTCTCAGCATCGACGGTGAATTCACTGGTCTCAACTCCGGCCCGGATGCAGGCGCCTTTGACACGCCGGCTCAGTACTATGCCAAGCTTCGAGCTGGTTCGATGGATTTTCTACTCGTGCAGTTTGGTCTGTCCGTCTTCACATACAACTCGCAAACAAACAA ATATTCTCAGCGTTCTTACAACTTCTATGTGTTTCCCAAACCATTGAATCGCCAGGCACCAGACAGCAGGTTCATGTGTCAGGCGTCATCCATAGCATTTCTGGCAAATCAGGACTTTGACTTCAACAAGCTGTTCAAGCATGGCATACCATACCTCTGCGCGAGCAATGAAGAAAAGCTTGTCAAGCGTCTGGAAGAGAAACAGAAACTCAAAGAAGAAAACAATCAAGAATCAATTCCAATATCGGATAATGACAGGCCTCAAATAGAAGAAATATG TTCTAGAATAGAGAATTTTCTTGCCTCAGATGCAAAGGAATTGACAATAGATAGATGTAATGGTTTTATGAGAAGACTGGTATATCAGGAGGCAAGGATCAGGTGGCCCAATAAAGTGAGAATTGAaactaaaattgaaaataccTGGCAGTGTCTTTTGGTGCAGAAAACAGGTACcaaggaggaagaagaagagaaagataatgaaaaacgtcagaaagaaaaattggaGATTCAACAGGCTGTAGGACTCAGCAATCTGTTAAAAAAGATTGTAGAATCT GAAAAGATAATAGTAGGACATAACATGCTGTTAGATCTGTGTCACATTGTACATCAATTTTTTGGACCTTTACCAAGTGACTATTTAGAATTCAAGACTTTACTTCATGGTTTGTTTCCTAG TTTACTAGATACAAAAGTTATCTGTCAATCACAGCAATTTAAAGAGCTCGTAACGTCATCGAATTTGAATTTCTTATTAGATATTGTGAATAAACCTCCTTTCTCGATTCCCGATGTTGAATCTGTTGAAGGACGTAGTTATTCAATATCAACGGAAAAATCGCATGAGGCGGGATATGATGCATACATCACTGGATTATGCTTTATCGCCTTGTCTAATTATCTTG gtACATTACAAACGTCTGAAAAGACTACAGTTTTACCAAATTCACCATTGCTTAATTCTTTCCTCAACAA ACTTCCTATAGCAAGACTGAAAGATGTCCCATATATAAACTTGGCAGGAAAAGATC caaTTCCTAGTAGAGATCATATATTTCATCTAACATTTCCCAAAGAATGGAAACATGCAGATATAAGTAATCTCTTTAGTCCATATG GAGGCGGATATGTTTCGTGGTTATCCGACACATCTGCATACGTAGGTTTATATCGTCGTGATCAGGCTGGTGTTGTGATGACGAACTTGTCCAATGggaaattgtacaaaatacaGAAATATGCAAATCATCAAGCCACCTTGCAAGCCAATGCTTCTTCTGGCGACCGCAAACGGAAGTTATCGTCGCCGGA GAAAGTGGAGGATGTGAAGGATGACGAGACGTCGACGGCCAGGAACGGCGTGAAGGCACCGAAGGACAACGACGACTGGCAAGTTGCCACGG GTAAGAAGCGCAAGAAACGCAAGGAGCAAACTACTACCGTCGCGGCCGAGAAGAAAACTTTCGAGGAAAACGACACTTGGGAATAA
- the LOC105836433 gene encoding poly(A)-specific ribonuclease PARN isoform X2: MCQASSIAFLANQDFDFNKLFKHGIPYLCASNEEKLVKRLEEKQKLKEENNQESIPISDNDRPQIEEICSRIENFLASDAKELTIDRCNGFMRRLVYQEARIRWPNKVRIETKIENTWQCLLVQKTGTKEEEEEKDNEKRQKEKLEIQQAVGLSNLLKKIVESEKIIVGHNMLLDLCHIVHQFFGPLPSDYLEFKTLLHGLFPSLLDTKVICQSQQFKELVTSSNLNFLLDIVNKPPFSIPDVESVEGRSYSISTEKSHEAGYDAYITGLCFIALSNYLGTLQTSEKTTVLPNSPLLNSFLNKLPIARLKDVPYINLAGKDPIPSRDHIFHLTFPKEWKHADISNLFSPYGGGYVSWLSDTSAYVGLYRRDQAGVVMTNLSNGKLYKIQKYANHQATLQANASSGDRKRKLSSPEKVEDVKDDETSTARNGVKAPKDNDDWQVATGKKRKKRKEQTTTVAAEKKTFEENDTWE; encoded by the exons ATGTGTCAGGCGTCATCCATAGCATTTCTGGCAAATCAGGACTTTGACTTCAACAAGCTGTTCAAGCATGGCATACCATACCTCTGCGCGAGCAATGAAGAAAAGCTTGTCAAGCGTCTGGAAGAGAAACAGAAACTCAAAGAAGAAAACAATCAAGAATCAATTCCAATATCGGATAATGACAGGCCTCAAATAGAAGAAATATG TTCTAGAATAGAGAATTTTCTTGCCTCAGATGCAAAGGAATTGACAATAGATAGATGTAATGGTTTTATGAGAAGACTGGTATATCAGGAGGCAAGGATCAGGTGGCCCAATAAAGTGAGAATTGAaactaaaattgaaaataccTGGCAGTGTCTTTTGGTGCAGAAAACAGGTACcaaggaggaagaagaagagaaagataatgaaaaacgtcagaaagaaaaattggaGATTCAACAGGCTGTAGGACTCAGCAATCTGTTAAAAAAGATTGTAGAATCT GAAAAGATAATAGTAGGACATAACATGCTGTTAGATCTGTGTCACATTGTACATCAATTTTTTGGACCTTTACCAAGTGACTATTTAGAATTCAAGACTTTACTTCATGGTTTGTTTCCTAG TTTACTAGATACAAAAGTTATCTGTCAATCACAGCAATTTAAAGAGCTCGTAACGTCATCGAATTTGAATTTCTTATTAGATATTGTGAATAAACCTCCTTTCTCGATTCCCGATGTTGAATCTGTTGAAGGACGTAGTTATTCAATATCAACGGAAAAATCGCATGAGGCGGGATATGATGCATACATCACTGGATTATGCTTTATCGCCTTGTCTAATTATCTTG gtACATTACAAACGTCTGAAAAGACTACAGTTTTACCAAATTCACCATTGCTTAATTCTTTCCTCAACAA ACTTCCTATAGCAAGACTGAAAGATGTCCCATATATAAACTTGGCAGGAAAAGATC caaTTCCTAGTAGAGATCATATATTTCATCTAACATTTCCCAAAGAATGGAAACATGCAGATATAAGTAATCTCTTTAGTCCATATG GAGGCGGATATGTTTCGTGGTTATCCGACACATCTGCATACGTAGGTTTATATCGTCGTGATCAGGCTGGTGTTGTGATGACGAACTTGTCCAATGggaaattgtacaaaatacaGAAATATGCAAATCATCAAGCCACCTTGCAAGCCAATGCTTCTTCTGGCGACCGCAAACGGAAGTTATCGTCGCCGGA GAAAGTGGAGGATGTGAAGGATGACGAGACGTCGACGGCCAGGAACGGCGTGAAGGCACCGAAGGACAACGACGACTGGCAAGTTGCCACGG GTAAGAAGCGCAAGAAACGCAAGGAGCAAACTACTACCGTCGCGGCCGAGAAGAAAACTTTCGAGGAAAACGACACTTGGGAATAA